The window CGTAAGAATATTGCCTTTGGTTTAGAGATTCGCAAAGTTGCCCCTGCACGGGTGAAGGCACGGGTAGAGGAATTATTGGAACTAGTTCAGTTAAAAGGCTTAGGCGATCGCTATCCCTCTCAGCTTTCGGGAGGACAGCGCCAACGAGTAGCCCTAGCACGGGCACTAGCTGTGGAACCCCAAGTACTTCTGCTAGATGAACCCTTCGGGGCGCTAGATGCCAAAGTGCGGAAAGACTTGCGCCTCTGGCTGCGCCGTCTGCATGATGAAGTCCATGTAACTACGGTGTTTGTCACCCACGACCAAGAAGAGGCCATGGAAGTATCCGATCGCATTGTCGTCATGAATCAGGGAAAAGTGGAACAAATTGGCACTCCAGCCGAAATCTATGATCATCCAGCCTCTGCCTTTGTCATGAGTTTCATTGGCCCCGTTAACGTGTTGCCCAGCACGTCACAAATGTTTCAACGTAACGGCATTGATGCTAGTCATCCTGAAATTTTTCTCCGTCCCCACGATGTACTCGTTGAGGCTAGTCCTCAAGAAGGTACTGTGCCAGCACGAGTCAGTCGGTTAATTCACCTGGGCTGGGAAATTCAGGCAGAACTAACTTTAGATGATGGTCAAGTGGTTACAGCTCATCTGAGCCGAGAACGGTTTGATGCCTTAAATCTAAAACCACAACAGCGGGTTCATGTTAAGCCCAAAGATGCTAAGTCGTTTCCGATTTACTATTCCATCTGAGTCATGCTAGCTACAGGTCTAGCCGGGCTTGAATGAATTGCCGCATCAGTTGTAGGGCCTCTGGGTCAATTTCATGCCCCATGTCTAGTTCGTGATAGGCCAACGTTGCTCCTAGGGATTGCAGGCAATCGCGGGCATACCGAGCCACTGCTAGAGGCACAACGGCATCTTGGCGGCCATGAACCATCAAAATCGAGGCTTTGGGTTGGCGATCGCCTGCGGGCACTGCATGAAGAAACCCACTCATCACCAGTAACCCTGCCAATGGTAGTGCTAGACCTACATCTAGGGTCATGGCTCCCCCTTGGGAAAACCCTGCCAGCAGTGTTCGGTCTAGCGGAATTCCTGTTTTCTCTGGTAGAGTTTGCAACCAATCTGTCAATAGGTGTCGGCTGGTAGTCAGGTCATCACCTGGTTGGAATGGATCCTCTGGGCTAAACTGGTAACCGTCAGGAAAGCCATACCACATACTCCCCATTGGATTATACGGATGGGGAAAAGGAGCACTAGGCAAGTAATACTGAAGCTGCGGCAGGCGTAGATACTGGGCGATCGCAGCTAGATCTTGAACGTTGCCACCCCAGCCGTGCAGTAATACTACTGTTCCTTGGGGCGGGTCACAGGTCGCTGCGATCGTGGTGATACGAAGGTGCATAGATTTGCTTAAGAGATTTTCGATTGATTCAGCCGCCGCTGCAACAAGCGCGTTTTTAGTCCATAATCAATGGTTTCTAGCACACGAGTCATCCCCGTGGTGTTGATCATCTCTGGCGTAATGCCAGCTCTTTCGGCTGCCTGTATCGCCTTTGCTGTTAGCGCATGACTAGCATAACCTGTAATGATGATGACCATATCAGCGTTAGGGATATGTTCCTTGCTCTGTTCAGCAACCTGTAAGCCTGATTGGGCCGTACACCAAATTAAGTTTACATTAGAGTTGCGCAACCGATTACGTACCGCAGTTTCTAG of the Cyanobacteriota bacterium genome contains:
- a CDS encoding sulfate/molybdate ABC transporter ATP-binding protein codes for the protein RKNIAFGLEIRKVAPARVKARVEELLELVQLKGLGDRYPSQLSGGQRQRVALARALAVEPQVLLLDEPFGALDAKVRKDLRLWLRRLHDEVHVTTVFVTHDQEEAMEVSDRIVVMNQGKVEQIGTPAEIYDHPASAFVMSFIGPVNVLPSTSQMFQRNGIDASHPEIFLRPHDVLVEASPQEGTVPARVSRLIHLGWEIQAELTLDDGQVVTAHLSRERFDALNLKPQQRVHVKPKDAKSFPIYYSI
- a CDS encoding alpha/beta hydrolase; translation: MHLRITTIAATCDPPQGTVVLLHGWGGNVQDLAAIAQYLRLPQLQYYLPSAPFPHPYNPMGSMWYGFPDGYQFSPEDPFQPGDDLTTSRHLLTDWLQTLPEKTGIPLDRTLLAGFSQGGAMTLDVGLALPLAGLLVMSGFLHAVPAGDRQPKASILMVHGRQDAVVPLAVARYARDCLQSLGATLAYHELDMGHEIDPEALQLMRQFIQARLDL